One part of the Clostridium thermosuccinogenes genome encodes these proteins:
- a CDS encoding ABC transporter ATP-binding protein, producing MRLEVCNINKSFSGRHILHDVSFRVESGKAMGFLGRNGAGKTTTIRTLMNVFEPDSGEFLLDGKPFDRQKYKIGYLPEERGMYSKISILDQLVYFGELKHMSRSDAKKSARKWLERFELAEYEKKPLDTLSKGNQQKIQILQAVINDPDILILDEPFSGLDPVNAQVLKELIREYIAKDRLVIFSSHQMGYVEEFCDDVTFIKSGRIILSANLKETKRDMGRNKLRIKISGMDMNEAQKRISAFSDIRVDMDRQSLIVECLNNRTPNEFLSEVISNNLPVELFSFYEPSLEDIFIQLERDEGLDGIDSKTEGGGIG from the coding sequence ATGAGACTAGAGGTTTGCAATATCAACAAAAGCTTTTCGGGAAGGCACATCCTTCATGATGTTTCATTCCGGGTGGAGAGCGGTAAAGCCATGGGATTCCTTGGCAGGAATGGCGCTGGAAAGACCACAACCATCAGAACTCTGATGAATGTGTTTGAGCCTGACTCCGGTGAATTCCTTCTGGATGGCAAACCCTTTGACCGGCAGAAATATAAAATCGGATACCTGCCGGAGGAAAGAGGTATGTACTCTAAAATATCCATCCTGGACCAGCTGGTTTATTTTGGAGAGTTAAAACACATGTCAAGGTCTGATGCAAAAAAGTCAGCCCGGAAATGGCTGGAGCGGTTTGAGCTTGCTGAGTATGAGAAGAAACCGCTGGATACGCTTTCTAAAGGAAACCAGCAGAAGATTCAGATTTTGCAGGCAGTTATCAATGATCCGGATATACTGATTCTCGATGAACCCTTCAGTGGGTTAGACCCTGTCAATGCCCAGGTTTTAAAGGAACTCATCCGGGAGTATATCGCCAAAGACAGGCTTGTCATCTTTTCAAGCCATCAAATGGGTTATGTGGAGGAATTCTGTGATGATGTAACCTTTATTAAAAGCGGTCGGATTATACTGAGCGCCAACCTAAAAGAAACCAAAAGGGATATGGGAAGAAATAAACTGCGCATCAAAATATCAGGAATGGATATGAATGAGGCGCAAAAGCGAATATCAGCTTTTTCCGACATCCGCGTGGATATGGACAGGCAATCCCTTATTGTGGAATGTCTGAATAACAGAACTCCCAATGAATTTCTGTCGGAAGTCATCAGCAACAATCTTCCTGTGGAGCTGTTCAGCTTTTATGAGCCAAGTCTGGAGGATATCTTCATCCAACTGGAGAGGGATGAAGGATTGGATGGCATCGACAGTAAAACTGAAGGAGGCGGTATAGGATGA
- a CDS encoding ABC transporter permease, with product MRDLKTVFGFELSNKLKEKTVRLTTIIILVIILIATFIPTLVSMLSGDSSGDSGDMGQNTGGHSYEGVAPLSDEYGYVIENNAISEEALKTLYPFFLSKSYPDEKALRDAIEKEEIKKGILVTSATSFKLIANDLSMYDTSVQSISASLSRFNRDLFLSKEGIDPAKVDQAENVQIQADTEILGKNALTGYAFAYVGMFMIYMLVILYGNSVATSVAREKNDRTMELLITNTSSNNLIWGKVLASMVVSIGQLILMILVAGAGIVLNRDNYPEFMIRMIKEGITIDALVLFIVFSLFGSLMYYFLYASVGALVSKVEEVNSAMTPIQFVFIAAFLLCSMGLNMPDGTLMRVISIVPFTSPMAMFIRYSMTTVPIVDLIGALVLLLVTLYIMAYLATRIYRMGTLNYGNRIGFFKAVGMVFKNVR from the coding sequence ATGAGGGATTTGAAAACTGTATTTGGTTTTGAATTAAGTAACAAGCTGAAAGAAAAAACAGTCAGGCTTACAACTATCATCATTTTGGTTATCATACTGATTGCTACATTCATTCCAACGTTGGTTTCCATGCTTAGCGGAGATTCCTCCGGAGATAGCGGTGATATGGGGCAAAATACGGGGGGACATTCTTATGAAGGTGTGGCTCCGCTGAGCGATGAATATGGATATGTTATTGAAAATAATGCTATTAGCGAAGAAGCCTTGAAGACCCTTTATCCTTTCTTCTTGTCAAAATCCTATCCCGATGAAAAAGCGCTGCGGGACGCGATAGAGAAGGAGGAGATAAAGAAAGGGATTCTGGTCACATCAGCCACAAGCTTTAAGCTGATTGCCAATGACTTGTCCATGTATGACACCAGTGTTCAAAGCATATCCGCTTCACTGTCCAGGTTCAACAGAGATTTATTTTTGAGCAAGGAAGGGATTGACCCGGCTAAGGTTGATCAGGCGGAGAACGTTCAAATACAGGCAGATACGGAGATATTAGGCAAGAATGCATTGACGGGATATGCTTTTGCCTATGTCGGCATGTTCATGATTTACATGCTGGTAATTCTATATGGAAACTCCGTTGCTACCTCTGTTGCGCGGGAGAAAAATGACCGTACCATGGAGCTGCTTATTACAAATACCTCCTCCAACAACCTGATCTGGGGGAAGGTGCTGGCATCGATGGTTGTGAGCATAGGACAGCTAATCCTGATGATTCTGGTAGCCGGTGCGGGTATAGTATTAAACAGGGACAACTATCCTGAGTTTATGATCAGAATGATCAAGGAAGGTATCACTATTGATGCCTTGGTTTTATTCATCGTCTTTTCCCTGTTCGGAAGCCTTATGTATTATTTCCTGTATGCTTCCGTAGGTGCATTGGTAAGCAAGGTGGAAGAGGTTAACAGCGCCATGACTCCCATTCAGTTTGTATTCATAGCTGCCTTTTTGCTGTGCAGCATGGGCCTTAATATGCCCGATGGAACTTTGATGAGGGTCATATCCATCGTTCCTTTTACATCGCCGATGGCTATGTTTATCCGTTACTCCATGACAACGGTGCCGATAGTAGACCTGATAGGCGCCCTGGTTCTTTTGCTGGTTACCTTGTATATCATGGCATATCTTGCCACAAGGATTTACCGTATGGGTACATTGAATTACGGCAATAGAATCGGCTTTTTCAAGGCTGTGGGAATGGTGTTTAAGAATGTCCGCTAA
- a CDS encoding tyrosine-type recombinase/integrase: protein MARKSPEKSALCQGVLKIRVKKAPQKPVEYLSVDAVEYLLKIPDRHSTQGIRDLAMIALMYESGCRVQELIDLRVGDIVFRSPNTVTLTGKGNKARVIPISTNAADIIKAYLNSTSICDMAHPVFVNIYDKPLSRSGVSYVLDKYGQMARNARPELYPCKLHPHILRHSKAMHLLENGVNLIYIRDFLGHSSVTTTEIYARCNPELKRKYIEQAGSLITESIEEYSESEKEALIAWLRENI from the coding sequence GTGGCACGTAAAAGTCCGGAAAAAAGTGCCCTGTGTCAGGGTGTCTTAAAAATTCGTGTTAAGAAGGCTCCCCAGAAACCGGTTGAATACCTAAGCGTAGACGCTGTTGAATATCTCCTCAAAATTCCCGACAGGCATTCTACGCAAGGTATTCGTGATCTTGCAATGATTGCATTAATGTATGAATCCGGCTGCAGGGTTCAGGAACTCATTGATTTGAGGGTAGGTGACATTGTATTCCGGAGCCCAAACACGGTTACCCTTACCGGAAAAGGAAACAAGGCAAGAGTAATACCTATAAGTACCAATGCTGCAGATATCATAAAAGCTTATCTGAATTCTACTAGCATCTGCGACATGGCGCATCCAGTGTTTGTCAATATATACGATAAACCCTTGTCAAGATCGGGAGTTTCCTATGTCCTTGATAAATATGGACAAATGGCTCGTAATGCAAGGCCAGAATTATACCCATGTAAACTGCATCCTCATATATTGAGGCATTCCAAAGCTATGCATCTGCTTGAAAATGGAGTAAATTTAATATATATCAGGGATTTTCTTGGACATTCATCTGTTACCACAACAGAGATCTATGCAAGATGCAACCCTGAACTTAAAAGAAAATACATTGAACAGGCAGGCAGCCTGATTACGGAGTCCATTGAAGAATATAGTGAAAGTGAAAAAGAAGCTTTAATTGCCTGGCTTCGCGAAAACATCTAA
- a CDS encoding DDE-type integrase/transposase/recombinase, with protein sequence MCALFSKGSVRKYYDEPVRKPYRKLVVDTMPIIETLEKLDYKQLISNHLKETGKLITPITRRKASTVPDTMACPRCGAPHEYLYDNTGGKGQYLCKVCKCTFNKKNRYLKNLIFLCPHCGRTLELKKERKDFNVHKCTNSKCPYYLDRLNSMSEEDKQRYKSSPHDFKLHYIYREFDIDFEPLVRKPSQPPSVDISRLYVSPHVLGLILTYHVNFGLSTRMTAALMREVHGVSVSHQSVSNYADAVATNIKPFIDNYKYDLSDSICGDETYIKVLGKWHYVFFIFDAVKKIILSYPVSANRDVKAAIYALDEALSKFDKLPEDLTLIFDGNPIYMLAQHYFAQYGIHFDIKQVIGLTNDDPISEEYRPLKQIIERLNRTFKGNYRPTNGFNNYAGSVSFLTLFVAYFNFLRPHSSLEGRVPVVLEELKDRPNMPARWVTLIKMSQEYIKAQQSA encoded by the coding sequence ATGTGTGCACTCTTTAGTAAAGGATCCGTCCGCAAGTACTACGATGAGCCTGTTAGGAAGCCTTACCGCAAGCTTGTGGTGGATACCATGCCGATTATTGAGACACTTGAGAAGCTTGATTATAAGCAGCTTATTTCAAATCATCTCAAGGAAACCGGTAAGCTTATAACCCCTATTACAAGGAGAAAAGCTTCTACAGTCCCTGATACTATGGCCTGCCCAAGATGTGGAGCTCCTCATGAATACCTTTACGACAATACCGGTGGTAAAGGCCAGTACTTATGCAAAGTCTGCAAGTGCACTTTCAACAAGAAAAACCGTTACCTAAAAAATCTCATCTTCCTCTGCCCCCACTGTGGAAGGACACTGGAACTTAAGAAAGAGCGTAAGGACTTCAACGTACATAAGTGCACCAACTCCAAGTGCCCCTATTACCTTGACAGGCTCAATTCCATGTCCGAGGAAGACAAGCAGCGCTACAAGTCTTCTCCACATGATTTCAAGCTCCATTACATCTACAGGGAGTTTGATATTGACTTTGAGCCTTTGGTAAGAAAGCCTTCCCAGCCTCCGAGTGTAGATATATCAAGGCTTTATGTCTCTCCTCACGTCCTGGGGCTGATACTTACATACCATGTCAATTTTGGCCTTTCTACCCGGATGACAGCTGCCCTTATGCGTGAAGTACATGGTGTAAGTGTTTCTCATCAGTCGGTATCAAATTATGCCGATGCTGTTGCCACAAACATTAAACCCTTCATTGACAACTACAAGTATGATCTCTCAGATTCCATCTGCGGGGATGAGACGTACATAAAGGTTCTGGGCAAATGGCATTACGTATTCTTTATATTCGACGCAGTAAAGAAGATTATCCTCTCATACCCCGTCTCTGCCAACCGTGATGTTAAAGCTGCAATTTATGCTCTTGACGAAGCATTGTCCAAGTTCGATAAGCTTCCTGAGGATCTTACCCTGATCTTTGACGGGAACCCTATTTACATGCTTGCTCAACACTATTTCGCCCAGTACGGCATCCACTTTGACATAAAGCAGGTAATCGGTCTTACCAACGACGACCCTATCTCCGAAGAATACAGGCCTTTAAAGCAGATCATCGAAAGGTTAAACCGCACCTTCAAGGGAAACTACAGACCCACCAACGGTTTTAACAACTATGCAGGTTCAGTATCCTTCCTTACACTGTTTGTAGCCTACTTCAACTTCCTAAGGCCTCATTCCTCTCTGGAAGGCAGGGTGCCGGTGGTCTTAGAAGAGCTCAAAGACCGGCCTAATATGCCTGCCAGGTGGGTTACACTCATTAAAATGTCCCAAGAATACATCAAAGCCCAACAATCTGCTTAA
- a CDS encoding SAM-dependent methyltransferase produces the protein MRTYIKRLRLKLEGALKDFSIDVSNKVAIDIGASTGGFTDCLIQFGARKVYAIDVGFGQLSGKLLQNPNVVNMEKTNISDARLLELSEKPEIATLDLSYLSLRKAIPICADIMNKKGIIIGLVKPIYEVESSEIRRNGEINDKQVFYDILTKLVDYINLTLGYNVFGITYSPVRGNKGTIEFFIGVSLDDSRPRKTTEEIKSEITYSIDKGWMLDEFDKSFGNYEVTSI, from the coding sequence ATGCGCACTTATATTAAGCGCTTACGGTTAAAGCTCGAGGGTGCATTAAAGGATTTTTCTATTGATGTATCTAATAAAGTTGCAATAGATATAGGAGCATCAACAGGAGGGTTTACTGATTGCCTTATACAATTTGGGGCTAGGAAAGTATATGCTATTGATGTTGGATTTGGACAACTTAGTGGGAAACTTCTCCAAAATCCAAATGTAGTAAATATGGAAAAGACTAATATTAGTGATGCTAGATTGCTAGAATTAAGCGAAAAACCGGAAATAGCCACGTTGGACCTTTCTTATCTTTCACTAAGGAAGGCAATACCAATATGTGCAGATATAATGAATAAAAAAGGTATAATAATTGGCCTTGTAAAACCTATTTACGAGGTTGAGTCCTCAGAAATTAGAAGGAATGGAGAAATAAATGATAAGCAAGTTTTTTATGATATTTTAACAAAATTAGTCGACTACATAAATTTAACATTAGGTTATAATGTTTTTGGCATTACATATAGTCCTGTGAGGGGAAATAAAGGTACTATCGAATTTTTCATAGGAGTATCGTTAGATGATAGCAGACCACGCAAGACAACAGAAGAAATAAAAAGTGAGATAACATACTCCATAGATAAGGGGTGGATGCTTGACGAATTTGATAAGAGTTTTGGCAATTATGAAGTTACTTCCATTTGA